Proteins encoded together in one Streptomyces sp. B1I3 window:
- a CDS encoding CDP-alcohol phosphatidyltransferase family protein, translated as MEVQETRVQTDRVLTIPNILSMARLVGVPLFLWLILRPVFGGPNSDGWALLVLMLSGVSDYLDGKLARRWNQISRLGRLLDPAADRLYILSTLVGLTWREILPLWLTAALLARELMLLVMVAILRRHGYPPPQVNFLGKAATFNLMYAFPLLLLSDGSGWLASLGAIFGWAFAGWGTTLYWWAGILYVVQVRRLVKADVVAD; from the coding sequence GTGGAGGTCCAGGAGACTCGAGTTCAGACGGACCGAGTACTCACCATCCCCAACATCCTCAGCATGGCTCGCCTCGTCGGCGTACCGCTTTTCCTGTGGCTGATCCTGCGCCCCGTGTTCGGTGGACCCAACAGCGACGGCTGGGCACTGCTGGTCCTGATGCTGAGCGGTGTCAGTGACTACCTCGACGGCAAGCTGGCCCGCCGGTGGAACCAGATCAGCCGCCTGGGCCGGCTCCTGGACCCGGCTGCCGACCGCCTGTACATCCTCTCCACGCTCGTGGGGCTCACCTGGCGCGAGATCCTTCCGCTCTGGCTCACCGCAGCGCTGCTCGCCCGTGAGCTGATGCTTCTCGTCATGGTGGCAATCCTGCGCCGCCACGGCTATCCACCCCCACAGGTCAACTTCCTCGGGAAGGCGGCGACCTTCAACCTGATGTACGCCTTCCCCTTGTTGCTGCTCAGCGACGGAAGTGGTTGGCTGGCCTCGTTGGGCGCCATTTTCGGATGGGCGTTCGCTGGGTGGGGTACAACCCTCTATTGGTGGGCAGGGATCCTCTACGTGGTCCAAGTCCGCCGACTCGTCAAGGCGGATGTAGTAGCCGATTAG
- a CDS encoding mannose-1-phosphate guanyltransferase: MKAVVMAGGEGTRLRPMTSSMPKPLLPVANRPIMEHVLRLLKRHGLNETVVTVQFLASLVKNYFGDGEELGMELSYANEEKPLGTAGSVKNAEEALKDDTFLVISGDALTDFDLTDLIAFHKEKGALVTVCLTRVPNPLEFGITIVDEEGKVERFLEKPTWGQVFSDTVNTGIYVMEPEVFDYVQADVSVDWSGDVFPQLMKDGKPIYGYIAEGYWEDVGTHESYVKAQADVLERKVDVELDGFEISPGVWVAEGADVHPDAVLRGPLYIGDYAKIEAGAEIREHTIVGSNVVVKSGAFLHRAVVHDNVYIGQHSNLRGCVIGKNTDVMRAARIEDGAVIGDECLVGEESIIQGNVRVYPFKTIEAGAFVNTSVIWESRGQAHLFGARGVSGILNVEITPELAVRLAGAYATTLKKGATVTTARDHSRGARALKRAVISALQTSAIDVRDLENVPLPVARQQTARGSAGGIMIRTSPGVPDSVDIMFFDERGADLSQASQRKLDRVYARQEYRRAFPGEIGDLHFPSSVFDSYTGSLLRNVDTGGIADAGLKVVVDASNGSAGLVLPSLLGRLGVDALTINPGLDESRPTESAEARRAGLVRLGEIVSSARAAFGVRFDPVGERLSLVDEQGRIIEDDRALLVMLDLVAAERRSGRVALPVTTTRVAEQVAAYHGTQVEWTTTSPDDLTRVGREDTTIFGGDGRGGFIVPEFSSVFDGAAAFVRLIGLVARTQLTLSQIDARIPRAHVLRRDLATPWAVKGLVMRRVVEAAGERSVDTTDGVRVVEADGRWVMVLPDPAEAVTHLWAEGPDDASAQALLDEWAAIVDSAGD; encoded by the coding sequence ATGAAGGCCGTCGTGATGGCAGGCGGTGAAGGCACCCGCCTTCGCCCCATGACCTCAAGCATGCCCAAGCCGCTTCTGCCCGTGGCCAACAGGCCGATCATGGAGCATGTGCTTCGGCTGCTCAAACGGCATGGGCTCAATGAGACCGTCGTGACCGTTCAGTTCCTCGCCTCCCTCGTCAAGAATTACTTCGGCGACGGCGAAGAGCTCGGGATGGAACTCAGCTATGCCAACGAGGAGAAGCCACTCGGTACCGCAGGAAGCGTCAAGAACGCCGAGGAAGCCCTGAAGGACGACACCTTCCTGGTGATTTCCGGCGACGCCCTCACCGATTTCGACCTCACCGATCTCATCGCTTTCCACAAGGAGAAGGGCGCCCTCGTCACGGTGTGCCTGACCCGGGTCCCGAACCCCCTGGAATTCGGCATCACGATCGTCGACGAAGAGGGCAAGGTGGAACGCTTCCTGGAGAAGCCCACGTGGGGACAGGTCTTCTCCGACACCGTCAACACCGGCATCTACGTCATGGAGCCCGAGGTCTTCGACTACGTCCAGGCCGATGTCTCGGTCGACTGGTCGGGCGATGTGTTTCCGCAGCTCATGAAGGACGGCAAGCCGATCTACGGCTACATCGCCGAGGGCTACTGGGAAGACGTGGGTACCCACGAGAGCTACGTGAAGGCCCAGGCCGACGTCCTCGAGCGCAAGGTCGACGTCGAGCTCGACGGCTTCGAGATCTCGCCCGGGGTCTGGGTGGCCGAAGGCGCGGACGTCCATCCCGACGCCGTACTCCGCGGGCCGTTGTACATCGGTGACTACGCCAAGATCGAAGCGGGCGCCGAGATCCGCGAACACACCATCGTGGGGTCGAATGTCGTCGTGAAATCTGGTGCGTTCCTGCACCGGGCGGTGGTGCACGACAACGTGTACATCGGCCAGCACAGCAACCTGCGTGGCTGTGTGATCGGGAAGAACACCGACGTCATGCGTGCCGCCCGGATCGAGGACGGCGCCGTGATCGGCGACGAATGCCTGGTCGGTGAGGAATCGATCATTCAGGGCAACGTCCGGGTCTACCCGTTCAAGACCATCGAAGCAGGCGCCTTCGTCAACACGTCGGTGATCTGGGAGTCGCGCGGACAGGCACATCTCTTCGGGGCGCGAGGTGTCTCCGGCATCCTGAACGTCGAGATCACCCCGGAGCTCGCGGTGCGGCTCGCCGGGGCCTATGCGACGACCCTCAAGAAGGGCGCGACGGTCACCACGGCCCGTGACCACTCCCGAGGTGCCCGCGCACTGAAGAGAGCGGTCATCTCGGCGTTGCAGACGAGTGCCATCGATGTCCGTGACCTGGAGAACGTACCGCTGCCGGTCGCCCGTCAGCAGACCGCTCGCGGCAGTGCGGGCGGCATCATGATCCGCACCTCCCCCGGCGTCCCGGACTCGGTCGACATCATGTTCTTCGACGAACGGGGGGCCGACCTCTCCCAGGCGAGCCAGCGCAAACTGGACCGGGTCTACGCCCGTCAGGAGTACCGCAGGGCCTTCCCCGGCGAAATCGGTGACCTGCACTTCCCCTCGAGCGTCTTCGACTCCTACACGGGCTCGCTCCTGCGCAACGTCGACACCGGCGGAATCGCCGACGCCGGCCTCAAGGTCGTCGTGGACGCGTCCAACGGAAGCGCCGGGCTCGTACTGCCCAGCCTCCTCGGCCGGCTCGGCGTCGACGCGCTGACCATCAACCCCGGACTCGACGAGTCGCGGCCCACCGAGTCCGCCGAGGCCCGCCGGGCCGGACTGGTGCGTCTCGGCGAGATCGTATCCTCGGCCCGCGCCGCCTTCGGCGTGCGGTTCGACCCGGTCGGTGAGCGGCTCTCGCTCGTGGACGAACAGGGCCGGATCATCGAGGACGACCGGGCGCTGCTGGTCATGCTCGACCTCGTGGCGGCCGAGCGGCGGAGCGGGCGGGTCGCCCTGCCGGTGACGACCACGCGCGTGGCCGAGCAGGTGGCGGCCTACCACGGCACGCAGGTGGAGTGGACGACGACGTCCCCGGACGACCTGACACGGGTCGGGCGGGAGGACACGACCATCTTCGGAGGCGACGGCCGTGGTGGCTTCATCGTCCCCGAGTTCAGCAGCGTCTTCGACGGTGCCGCGGCCTTCGTCAGGCTCATCGGACTGGTGGCCCGGACGCAGCTCACGCTGAGCCAGATCGATGCCAGGATCCCGCGTGCCCATGTCCTGCGCCGTGACCTCGCGACGCCGTGGGCGGTCAAGGGACTCGTCATGCGGCGGGTCGTGGAAGCCGCAGGGGAGCGCAGCGTGGACACCACCGACGGTGTCCGCGTGGTCGAGGCGGACGGCCGCTGGGTGATGGTCCTGCCCGACCCGGCCGAGGCCGTGACCCACCTCTGGGCCGAAGGACCGGACGACGCCTCCGCCCAGGCCCTGCTCGACGAGTGGGCCGCGATCGTGGACAGCGCCGGCGACTGA
- a CDS encoding DUF881 domain-containing protein has product MSQPPPDRSSAPPPPRPDASMSLLTTVMEHSLDEGYAEASARRRADGTAGLPRTLTSKLGLAACLVLAALVVTLGAAEARVAAPVVAKEREELIDRVNAETTTADTLEADVEELRKDVGERQRKALEQHGGDQGALVALLSGATPVQGPGIKLVVDDAEDTDEGGGGPRESTGFADTGRVRDRDLQRVVNGLWQSGAEAVAINGQRLTALSAIRAAGDAILVDNRPLVPPYTVLAVGDGPKLASAFRDSADGQYLQALHESFDIRTSISEQEKVRLPAAPSLIVRTAEPQAAETGSGAADTGKGTS; this is encoded by the coding sequence ATGTCGCAGCCGCCCCCCGATCGGAGTAGCGCACCGCCGCCTCCCCGCCCCGACGCGTCCATGTCGCTGCTGACCACGGTGATGGAGCACAGCCTGGACGAGGGGTACGCCGAGGCTTCGGCACGCCGCCGGGCAGACGGAACCGCCGGCCTGCCCCGCACCCTCACGTCGAAACTGGGCCTCGCGGCCTGCCTCGTGCTGGCCGCCCTCGTGGTGACCCTCGGTGCCGCCGAGGCGCGGGTGGCCGCGCCGGTCGTGGCCAAGGAACGGGAAGAGCTCATCGACCGGGTCAACGCCGAGACCACCACCGCGGACACGCTCGAGGCCGACGTCGAGGAACTGCGCAAGGACGTCGGCGAACGCCAGCGCAAGGCGCTGGAACAGCACGGTGGCGACCAAGGCGCGCTGGTCGCCCTGCTCTCCGGGGCAACGCCCGTCCAGGGACCGGGAATCAAGCTGGTCGTCGACGACGCCGAGGACACCGACGAGGGCGGCGGCGGGCCCCGGGAGTCGACAGGTTTCGCCGACACCGGACGGGTACGCGACCGGGACCTGCAGCGGGTCGTCAACGGGCTGTGGCAGTCCGGCGCCGAAGCCGTCGCCATCAACGGGCAGCGGCTGACGGCCCTGTCGGCCATTCGTGCCGCAGGCGACGCCATACTGGTCGACAACAGGCCGCTCGTACCGCCCTACACGGTGCTCGCGGTGGGCGACGGCCCGAAGCTCGCCTCCGCCTTCCGGGACAGCGCGGACGGTCAGTACCTGCAGGCACTGCACGAGAGCTTCGACATCCGTACCAGCATCTCCGAGCAGGAGAAGGTGCGCCTGCCGGCCGCGCCGAGCCTGATCGTACGCACAGCAGAGCCCCAGGCCGCGGAGACGGGCAGTGGGGCGGCAGACACAGGGAAGGGCACATCGTGA
- a CDS encoding small basic family protein: protein MIAVLGLVVGVVVGLLVRPEVPAVVEPYLPIAVVAALDAVFGGLRAMLDGIFVDKVFVVSFLSNVVVAALIVFLGDKLGVGAQLSTGVVVVLGIRIFSNAAAIRRHVFRA, encoded by the coding sequence GTGATCGCCGTACTGGGCCTCGTCGTGGGAGTCGTGGTCGGACTGTTGGTCCGGCCCGAAGTGCCGGCGGTGGTCGAGCCCTACCTGCCCATCGCCGTCGTGGCAGCGCTGGACGCGGTCTTCGGAGGGCTCCGGGCCATGCTCGACGGAATCTTCGTGGACAAGGTCTTCGTGGTGTCGTTCCTCTCGAACGTCGTGGTTGCCGCGCTGATCGTGTTCCTCGGCGACAAGCTCGGTGTCGGAGCGCAGCTCTCCACCGGTGTGGTGGTCGTCCTCGGCATCCGCATCTTCTCCAACGCCGCGGCCATCCGCCGGCACGTCTTCCGGGCGTGA
- a CDS encoding DUF881 domain-containing protein, translating into MTSDDNPRRGEPAGALPPEAPAPVPAPQAVPQEISGRRRLMAGLWPPRVSRAQLVVALLLFVLGLGLAIQVRSNSDNSALRGARQEDLVRILDELDNRTQRLEDEKQRLDDQRTELETSSDQAEEARKQTLEKERQLGVLAGTVAAHGPGITLTISDPGGAIEADMLLDAIQELRAAGAEAIEVNGVRVVANTYFSGDGGELRVDDRKITAPYVFKVIGRPQDLEPALNIPGGVVQTLEKEQATVEVTRYEDIVVDALRPAKQPDYARSSSQ; encoded by the coding sequence ATGACCAGTGACGACAACCCGAGGCGCGGGGAGCCCGCCGGCGCGCTGCCGCCCGAGGCCCCGGCCCCCGTACCAGCACCCCAGGCCGTGCCGCAGGAGATCTCCGGGCGGCGGCGGCTGATGGCCGGGCTCTGGCCCCCCAGGGTCAGCCGGGCCCAACTCGTCGTGGCGCTCCTGCTGTTCGTCCTCGGCCTGGGCCTGGCGATCCAGGTCAGGTCGAACAGCGACAACAGCGCCCTGCGCGGTGCCCGGCAGGAGGACCTGGTCAGGATCCTCGACGAGCTCGACAACAGGACCCAGCGCCTCGAGGACGAGAAGCAGCGCCTCGACGACCAGCGCACGGAACTGGAGACCAGCTCCGACCAGGCGGAGGAGGCCCGGAAGCAGACGCTCGAGAAGGAGCGGCAGCTCGGCGTCCTGGCGGGCACCGTCGCGGCTCACGGACCCGGCATCACCCTGACCATCAGTGACCCCGGCGGAGCGATCGAGGCCGACATGCTCCTGGACGCCATCCAGGAGCTGCGCGCCGCCGGCGCGGAGGCGATCGAGGTCAACGGTGTCCGGGTGGTCGCCAACACGTACTTCTCCGGTGACGGGGGAGAGCTGAGGGTCGACGACCGCAAGATCACAGCCCCCTACGTGTTCAAGGTCATCGGCAGGCCGCAGGACCTCGAGCCGGCACTGAACATCCCCGGCGGAGTGGTGCAGACGCTCGAGAAGGAGCAGGCCACGGTGGAAGTGACACGCTACGAGGACATCGTCGTCGATGCCTTGCGACCGGCGAAGCAGCCTGACTACGCTCGGTCGTCGTCCCAGTGA
- a CDS encoding FHA domain-containing protein, whose protein sequence is MGDAWWKLSDGYGRCEDVRVGRCVRSGFVLPHGRVYFGQGETPVKLFAKWFGKSAREDGNSAARHRAPRQGQGGDEQGVERPLFRDERPGQAGGGAGASSVDPAGAGRIGFGEPSASSTGGGFTPAPEGSSMPVCSRCGHRNAQASRFCSNCGAPLRGGVPERASETTSTISISGIEAYEAEATGQTALPSLSPEAQAAVDALPAGSALLVVRRGPNSGSRFLLDSDLTTAGRHPQSDIFLDDVTVSRRHVEFHRNPDGSFTVGDVGSLNGTYVNRERIDSVALTNGDEVQIGKYRLVFYASQRGV, encoded by the coding sequence ATCGGTGACGCGTGGTGGAAACTGTCGGATGGATACGGACGTTGTGAAGATGTCCGGGTCGGCAGGTGTGTTCGTTCAGGGTTCGTCCTGCCCCACGGGCGGGTCTATTTCGGTCAAGGGGAAACGCCCGTGAAGTTGTTTGCGAAGTGGTTCGGAAAGAGTGCACGCGAGGACGGCAACAGCGCTGCCCGCCACCGTGCGCCGCGTCAGGGCCAGGGTGGCGACGAGCAGGGCGTGGAGCGCCCGCTCTTCCGCGACGAGAGGCCGGGCCAGGCAGGAGGCGGCGCCGGCGCGTCGTCCGTCGACCCTGCCGGTGCCGGGCGCATAGGTTTCGGGGAACCGTCGGCCTCGAGTACGGGTGGAGGGTTCACCCCCGCCCCGGAGGGTTCGTCCATGCCGGTGTGTTCGAGGTGCGGCCATCGAAATGCCCAGGCCAGTCGTTTCTGTTCCAACTGCGGCGCGCCGCTGAGGGGCGGGGTGCCCGAGCGTGCCTCGGAGACGACCTCCACCATCTCGATCTCCGGCATCGAGGCCTACGAGGCGGAGGCCACGGGCCAGACGGCCCTTCCCTCCCTGTCGCCCGAGGCGCAGGCCGCCGTCGACGCCCTGCCGGCCGGTTCCGCGCTCCTGGTGGTGCGCCGCGGCCCGAACTCCGGCAGCCGCTTCCTCCTGGACAGCGACCTCACCACGGCCGGCCGGCACCCGCAGAGCGACATCTTCCTCGACGACGTGACCGTGTCGCGGCGCCATGTGGAGTTCCACAGGAACCCGGACGGTAGTTTCACCGTGGGTGACGTCGGCAGCCTCAACGGCACGTACGTCAACCGCGAGCGCATCGATTCCGTCGCGCTGACCAACGGCGACGAAGTCCAGATCGGGAAGTACCGGCTGGTCTTCTACGCGAGCCAGCGGGGCGTGTGA
- a CDS encoding MerR family transcriptional regulator, which translates to MLRTPTGGAGHGTATPDERAMSIGTVLLQLRDEFPEVTISKIRFLEAEGLIEPQRTPSGYRKFSTADVGRLAQVLRMQRDHYLPLKVIREHLDALARGEQATLPPGAGQGELTDGRRDQEAGGVTAARIGRSELLAAAEATEDQLDEWESYGLIVPTPEGSYEAEAVTVARLVADLGRFGLEPRHLRPVRAAAEREAGLVEQVVAPLRRHRNPQTRAHAEATARELAELSVRLHAALVQTALKVRFH; encoded by the coding sequence ATGCTGCGAACACCGACAGGCGGTGCCGGTCACGGCACCGCCACCCCGGACGAGCGCGCCATGAGCATCGGCACGGTGCTTCTGCAGCTGCGCGACGAGTTTCCCGAAGTGACGATCTCCAAGATCCGCTTCCTGGAGGCGGAAGGGCTCATCGAGCCGCAGCGCACGCCTTCCGGCTACCGGAAGTTCAGTACCGCCGATGTCGGGCGGCTGGCTCAGGTTCTGCGTATGCAGCGGGACCACTACCTGCCGCTCAAGGTCATCCGTGAGCATCTGGACGCCCTCGCCCGCGGTGAGCAGGCCACGCTGCCTCCCGGCGCGGGGCAGGGCGAGCTCACGGACGGCCGCCGGGACCAGGAAGCGGGCGGGGTGACCGCGGCCCGTATCGGGCGCTCCGAGCTCCTCGCCGCCGCAGAGGCCACCGAGGACCAGCTCGACGAGTGGGAGTCGTACGGCCTGATCGTGCCCACGCCGGAGGGCAGCTACGAGGCCGAGGCGGTCACGGTGGCGCGTCTTGTGGCGGATCTGGGGCGATTCGGTCTGGAACCTCGGCATCTGCGGCCCGTGAGAGCGGCCGCGGAGCGAGAGGCCGGACTGGTCGAACAGGTGGTGGCGCCCCTGCGCCGGCACCGGAATCCGCAGACCAGGGCCCATGCGGAGGCCACTGCGAGAGAGCTCGCCGAGCTGTCCGTCCGGCTCCACGCGGCCCTCGTGCAGACGGCCCTGAAGGTGCGCTTCCACTGA
- a CDS encoding bifunctional nuclease family protein codes for MNELDVVGVRVEMPSNQPIVLLREVGGDRYLPIWIGPGEATAIAFAQQGMAPARPLTHDLFKDVLEAVGQELTEVRITDLREGVFYAELVFASGVEVSARPSDAIALALRTGTPIYGSDGVLDDAGIAIPDEQEDEVEKFREFLDQISPEDFGTNSQ; via the coding sequence GTGAACGAGCTCGACGTTGTGGGTGTCCGGGTGGAAATGCCCTCCAACCAACCGATCGTGCTCCTGCGTGAAGTGGGAGGCGATCGGTACCTCCCTATCTGGATCGGTCCTGGGGAAGCGACCGCGATCGCCTTCGCCCAGCAGGGCATGGCTCCGGCCAGGCCGCTGACCCATGATCTCTTCAAGGATGTGCTCGAGGCCGTCGGCCAGGAGCTCACCGAGGTCCGGATCACGGACCTCAGAGAAGGGGTCTTCTACGCGGAGCTGGTCTTCGCCAGCGGGGTCGAGGTGAGCGCGCGGCCGTCCGACGCCATAGCGCTCGCCCTGCGCACCGGCACGCCGATCTACGGCAGTGACGGAGTGCTCGACGACGCGGGAATCGCGATCCCGGACGAGCAGGAGGACGAGGTGGAGAAATTCCGCGAATTCCTCGACCAGATCTCGCCGGAGGACTTCGGGACCAACAGCCAGTGA
- a CDS encoding MerR family transcriptional regulator produces the protein MRSSGDGTAAGGPYRQHGSAADQTIRQPVRPATMAADGTAVEDGIGYRGPTACAAAGITYRQLDYWARTGLVEPSVRPAYGSGTQRLYSFRDVVLLKIVKRFLDTGVALQNIRSTVQHLRDRGFTDLERMTLMSDGATVYECSSPDEVVNLLQGGQGVFGIAVGVVWRDVDAALSQLHGERVDTGETLIGNNPTDELARRRNRAG, from the coding sequence GTGAGAAGCAGCGGCGACGGTACGGCTGCGGGTGGGCCGTACCGGCAGCACGGCAGTGCGGCCGACCAGACCATCAGACAGCCGGTACGGCCGGCGACGATGGCGGCGGACGGTACGGCAGTGGAAGACGGTATCGGGTACCGGGGGCCGACGGCATGCGCGGCGGCCGGGATCACCTACCGGCAGCTCGACTACTGGGCGCGCACGGGGCTCGTGGAGCCGAGCGTGCGTCCGGCGTACGGGTCGGGGACGCAACGCCTCTACAGTTTCAGGGACGTGGTCCTCCTCAAGATCGTCAAAAGATTCCTGGACACCGGGGTCGCACTGCAGAACATCCGCTCCACGGTCCAGCACCTCCGGGACCGTGGATTCACCGACCTCGAGCGCATGACGCTCATGAGCGACGGGGCCACGGTCTACGAGTGCTCCTCGCCGGACGAGGTCGTGAATCTGCTGCAGGGCGGCCAGGGCGTCTTCGGCATCGCCGTCGGTGTCGTCTGGCGCGACGTGGACGCGGCTCTGTCGCAACTGCACGGCGAGCGGGTCGACACGGGCGAGACACTGATCGGCAACAACCCCACCGACGAACTGGCCCGCCGCCGCAACCGTGCGGGCTGA
- a CDS encoding DNA polymerase IV — translation MRAAPTILHLDMDAFYASAEQAAKPSLRGKPVVVGGLGMRGVVATASYEARRFGVHSAMPMAQARRLAPNAAYLVPRFALYRTVSDQVMTLLGRLSPLVEPLSLDEAFVDLEAGGVADDSASARLIGEQLRTVIRGVTGLSGSVGLAGSKMLAKIASEEAKPDGLMLIEPGTERELLAPMSVRILPGVGPATGDHLRRAGMTVVQDLAEAGEAELVRLLGKAHGVALYRMALGYDDRPVVAERDAKSVSVEDTFDVDLHDRVRVRTEVERLADRCVQRLRGAGRSGRTVVLKVRRYDFSTLTRSETLRGPTDDPTVVREAAARLLEAVDTTGGVRLLGVGVTGLADFTQEDLFAQAADALQTAAGAAGAAGASGAEDTPAAPDTPAGERERPEPAPAPSRQWPAGSDVRHGTHGHGWVQGSGVGRVTVRFEEPQTPPGRVRTFRVDDPELHPADPLPLVREPVDYSSWPASLPKSLSGPTPPDGAASRP, via the coding sequence GTGAGAGCCGCGCCCACCATCCTGCATCTGGACATGGATGCCTTCTACGCCTCTGCGGAGCAGGCGGCGAAGCCGAGCCTGCGTGGGAAGCCGGTCGTGGTGGGCGGTCTGGGGATGCGCGGGGTGGTCGCCACCGCTTCGTACGAGGCGCGGCGCTTCGGCGTCCATTCGGCGATGCCGATGGCACAGGCCCGGCGGCTTGCGCCCAACGCGGCCTACCTCGTGCCCCGTTTCGCCCTCTACAGGACGGTGAGCGACCAGGTGATGACGCTGCTCGGGCGGCTGTCACCGCTCGTGGAGCCGCTCAGTCTGGACGAGGCCTTCGTCGATCTCGAGGCCGGGGGAGTCGCCGACGACTCGGCGTCCGCCCGCCTGATCGGTGAGCAGCTGCGGACGGTCATCAGGGGCGTCACCGGGCTCAGCGGTTCCGTGGGGCTCGCGGGATCCAAGATGCTGGCCAAGATCGCCTCCGAGGAGGCGAAGCCGGACGGCCTCATGCTGATCGAGCCCGGCACCGAGCGCGAACTCCTGGCCCCGATGTCGGTACGGATCCTCCCGGGAGTGGGACCCGCCACGGGCGACCATCTGCGCCGCGCCGGTATGACCGTGGTCCAGGACCTGGCGGAGGCGGGGGAGGCGGAGCTCGTACGCCTGCTGGGCAAGGCGCACGGTGTCGCCCTGTACCGCATGGCCCTGGGCTACGACGACCGTCCCGTCGTCGCGGAACGGGACGCGAAGTCCGTGTCCGTCGAGGACACCTTCGACGTGGACCTGCACGACCGCGTGCGGGTCCGGACGGAGGTGGAGCGCCTGGCGGACCGGTGCGTCCAGCGGTTGCGGGGCGCGGGGCGGTCCGGGCGGACCGTGGTGCTCAAGGTGCGGCGCTACGACTTCTCCACGCTGACCCGGTCCGAGACCCTGCGCGGCCCTACCGACGACCCCACGGTGGTCAGGGAGGCCGCCGCACGGCTGCTGGAGGCCGTCGACACCACGGGCGGCGTACGTCTCCTCGGTGTCGGCGTCACGGGCCTCGCGGACTTCACCCAGGAGGATCTGTTCGCCCAGGCCGCGGACGCCCTGCAGACGGCGGCCGGCGCGGCCGGCGCGGCCGGTGCGTCCGGCGCGGAGGACACCCCGGCCGCGCCGGACACCCCGGCCGGGGAGCGGGAGCGGCCGGAGCCCGCGCCCGCGCCCTCCCGGCAGTGGCCCGCCGGGAGCGACGTACGGCACGGGACCCATGGTCACGGCTGGGTGCAGGGGAGCGGCGTGGGCCGAGTCACCGTGCGGTTCGAGGAGCCGCAGACGCCGCCCGGCCGGGTGCGTACGTTCCGTGTCGACGACCCGGAACTGCACCCGGCCGATCCGCTGCCCCTGGTCCGGGAGCCGGTGGACTACTCCTCGTGGCCGGCCAGTCTGCCGAAGTCCCTGTCCGGGCCCACGCCGCCCGACGGTGCCGCGTCCAGACCGTAA
- a CDS encoding PRC-barrel domain-containing protein → MQTDIDPRSLIGRKAFDRKGTKIGTVDEVYLDDATGVPEWAAVRTGLFTRDAFVPLEPSEFVDGSLHIPFDRALIKDAPDFGVGRHLSPEQELQLYRHYGLDAAPSGGVGPDRDFGRLAGHEE, encoded by the coding sequence GTGCAGACCGACATCGATCCGCGCAGCCTGATCGGCCGCAAGGCGTTCGACCGTAAAGGCACCAAGATCGGAACGGTGGACGAGGTATATCTCGACGATGCCACCGGAGTGCCCGAGTGGGCGGCCGTGCGCACCGGGCTCTTCACCCGTGACGCGTTCGTACCGCTGGAGCCGAGCGAGTTCGTCGACGGTTCGCTGCACATCCCCTTCGACCGGGCCCTGATCAAGGACGCGCCCGACTTCGGCGTCGGGCGCCACCTGTCCCCGGAACAGGAACTGCAGCTGTACCGCCATTACGGTCTGGACGCGGCACCGTCGGGCGGCGTGGGCCCGGACAGGGACTTCGGCAGACTGGCCGGCCACGAGGAGTAG